From Tiliqua scincoides isolate rTilSci1 chromosome 2, rTilSci1.hap2, whole genome shotgun sequence, the proteins below share one genomic window:
- the SLC35D2 gene encoding nucleotide sugar transporter SLC35D2: MVTTILILYISKLNKIIHFPDFDKGIPKKLFPLPLIYVGNHISGLSSTSKLSLPMFTVLRKFTIPLTLLLEVIILGKHYSMSVIASMFAIILGAFIAAGSDLAFNLGGYATVLLNDVFTAANGVYTKQKIDPRELGKYGVIFYNACFMIVPTILISFFTGDFQQATDFKQWTNFLFLIQFLLSCVLGFLLMYSTVLCSHYNSALTTAVVGAIKNVSIAYIGMLFGGDYVFSLLNFVGLNICMAGGLRYSFLTMRGQDAPKQLPDEEKAIPDAKS, from the exons ATGGTTACCACTATTCTGATTTTATATATATCTAAATTAAATAAAATCATTCACTTCCCTGATTTTGACAAAGGTATCCCTAAGAAG TTGTTTCCACTTCCCTTGATATATGTTGGAAATCATATCAGTGGATTATCAAGCACAAGCAAACTAAG tttgccaATGTTTACAGTCCTTAGGAAGTTTACCATTCCACTTACATTACTGCTGGAAGTCATCATACTTGG GAAACACTATTCAATGAGTGTTATAGCCAGTATGTTTGCAATTATCCTTGGAGCTTTCATTGCAGCTGG ATCAGATTTGGCTTTCAACCTAGGAGGCTACGCTACTGTGCTGCTGAATGATGTCTTCACAGCTGCAAATGGTGTttacacaaaacaaaaaatcgACCCCAGG GAGCTGGGAAAATATGGAGTCATTTTTTATAATGCCTGTTTTATGATAGTTCCAACCATTCTCATCAGCTTCTTCACGGGAGACTTCCAGCAG GCCACCGATTTCAAGCAGTGGACAAATTTTTTGTTTCTCATTCAGTTCCTTCTGTCCTGTGTACTAGG GTTCCTTTTGATGTACTCTACAGTCCTCTGCAGCCACTATAATTCTGCGCTCACAACCGCAGTGGTTGGGGCTATAAAG AATGTGTCCATCGCTTATATTGGAATGCTGTTTGGTGGGGATTATGTCTTTTCCTTGTTGAACTTCGTGGGACTCAACATCTG CATGGCAGGAGGACTGAGATACTCATTTCTAACAATGCGGGGCCAGGATGCTCCGAAGCAACTCCCAGATGAAGAAAAGGCCATACCAGATGCCAAGAGCTAG